NNNNNNNNNNNNNNNNNNNNNNNNNNNNNNNNNNNNNNNNNNNNNNNNNNNNNNNNNNNNNNNNNNNNNNNNNNNNNNNNNNNNNNNNNNNNNNNNNNNNNNNNNNNNNNNNNNNNNNNNNNNNNNNNNNNNNNNNNNNNNNNNNNNNNNNNNNNNNNNNNNNNNNNNNNNNNNNNNNNNNNNNNNNNNNNNNNNNNNNNNNNNNNNNNNNNNNNNNNNNNNNNNNNNNNNNNNNNNNNNNNNNNNNNNNNNNNNNNNNNNNNNNNNNNNNNNNNNNNNNNNNNNNNNNNNNNNNNNNNNNNNNNNNNNNNNNNNNNNNNNNNNNNNNNNNNNNNNNNNNNNNNNNNNNNNNNNNNNNNNNNNNNNNNNNNNNNNNNNNNNNNNNNNNNNNNNNNNNNNNNNNNNNNNNNNNNNNNNNNNNNNNNNNNNNNNNNNNNNNNNNNNNNNNNNNNNNNNNNNNNNNNNNNNNNNNNNNNNNNNNNNNNNNNNNNNNNNNNNNNNNNNNNNNNNNNNNNNNNNNNNNNNNNNNNNNNNNNNNNNNNNNNNNNNNNNNNNNNNNNNNNNNNNNNNNNNNNNNNNNNNNNNNNNNNNNNNNNNNNNNNNNNNNNNNNNNNNNNNNNNNNNNNNNNNNNNNNNNNNNNNNNNNNNNNNNNNNNNNNNNNNNNNNNNNNNNNNNNNNNNNNNNNNNNNNNNNNNNNNNNNNNNNNNNNNNNNNNNNNNNNNNNNNNNNNNNNNNNNNNNNNNNNNNNNNNNNNNNNNNNNNNNNNNNNNNNNNNNNNNNNNNNNNNNNNNNNNNNNNNNNNNNNNNNNNNNNNNNNNNNNNNNNNNNNNNNNNNNNNNNNNNNNNNNNNNNNNNNNNNNNNNNNNNNNNNNNNNNNNNNNNNNNNNNNNNNNNNNNNNNNNNNNNNNNNNNNNNNNNNNNNNNNNNNNNNNNNNNNNNNNNNNNNNNNNNNNNNNNNNNNNNNNNNNNNNNNNNNNNNNNNNNNNNNNNNNNNNNNNNNNNNNNNNNNNNNNNNNNNNNNNNNNNNNNNNNNNNNNNNNNNNNNNNNNNNNNNNNNNNNNNNNNNNNNNNNNNGGTTCTGTTCGGTTCGGACAAAAACCGCATCCTgtatattgaaaaagaaaactccaaaacaagaaaacgtTTCACTTATAATGGGCCTTATCAAACCAACTTAGCCCAGATCATTCATCTTACCCATGCaaaaaatacccgaacccgTATATCAAACCGGGTTTCATATCTTGACCCGGAATTGATCTTCCACTAACCTAGAAATTGGGGGGGAATTGAATCTTATCCACAATTCAATCtctcatatcttcttcttctccaacctcGCGACGCTTTAATGGCGGCTTCGTTCTCACTCACGagcttcatctccttcatctcaccattcaaatctcaaaccaaacctACTCCGCCACCGAACCTCACTCTTCCTTCCCCGACTATCTCCCAGAGGCGAAGAAATGATCTCGCCATCGAATCAATGGCGGTCGAAGAGTCTTCTTCCACCGCATCTTCGCTTTCCTCTGAGCTTGCTTCCGTGATTTGTCCCTCGCTTGCTTACTCGAACACGCTCTTCTTCAGTTCCTCGGGATACAACGTGCAAGTGTTTGTTGAAGATAATGAGTCAGAGGAGAGGCTTGTGAATCGGTTTAGGAGAGAAGTGATGAGAACTGGTGTTATACAGGAATGTAAGCGGAGGAGATACTTTGAGAATAAACAAGATGAGAAGAAGCGAAGGACTCGTGATGCTGCTAAGCGTAACAAGAAAAGGTTTCAcaacttcatttttttgttagaataaGATTGGTTCATTTTTGTTTGGAACAGATATTGGTTTTTGCGGATTGAGCGCCATTGATAGTTTCTCATATAGCTCTGTGAATATTTTGATACTtagtttttggtattttctcACTGTCTCTTTAACTTTAGAGGATTGAAAAATTAGCGTAGCAGAGCCATTTCATTCCAGTATCAGAGTGGATAGATGTTCTCAATTTTGTATGTTATGTTTGTTCTGTGTCTGCTTTCTTGTGATTGATTCTTAATAGTGAAACCAGATTGCATATATTGATAGAATGATAGTTTCTCTTATAGCTTGTGAAGATCTTGATTCTTAGTTCATGAGAATTTCTGATGCTGCTAGCCGTAAAAGGACAAGGTTTCATACTTCATTTGTTGATTCTTTTTGCAATTTCTTCTGTCTATGATTGGCTGAAACAGATTGGATTTGAGGATTAGCCTTTGAAGATTTTGATACTCAG
The Camelina sativa cultivar DH55 chromosome 6, Cs, whole genome shotgun sequence genome window above contains:
- the LOC104790365 gene encoding uncharacterized protein LOC104790365 isoform X1 encodes the protein MAASFSLTSFISFISPFKSQTKPTPPPNLTLPSPTISQRRRNDLAIESMAVEESSSTASSLSSELASVICPSLAYSNTLFFSSSGYNVQVFVEDNESEERLVNRFRREVMRTGVIQECKRRRYFENKQDEKKRRTRDAAKRNKKRRPQARFTQETREEAAAATKSKKKDEEEDNWEMPNGDVPS